A single window of Ammospiza caudacuta isolate bAmmCau1 chromosome 12, bAmmCau1.pri, whole genome shotgun sequence DNA harbors:
- the LOC131563051 gene encoding acylamino-acid-releasing enzyme-like isoform X3, producing the protein MLKAVLRKVPAKEKEKEKQFLEVWDQNRKVKSIDLTALDKHGSVYDDDQFGCLAWSHSETHLLYVAEKKRPKAESFFQSKAPELGTSDEDTGHPKKEDAPIKGEQFVYHEDWGETLSTRSVPVLCVLDIEGNSISVLEGIPEHLSPGQAFWSPEDTGVVFVGWWHDPFRLGLRYCTNRRSALFYVDLTGGRCELLSEDTKAVWSPRLSPDGCRIVYLENNVLGPHQQCSQLRMYDWYTKHTSTVLEVVPRQAWGAFPGIYCGALPGMCWAADSRRILLDTAQRSQQDVFVVDTATGTTTSLTADSPQGSWSVLTIDRDLLVARFSTPSCPPMLKVAVLPAAGHEAQTQWICLQDAPPMPGISWGIRTLQPTPEQEHPQYRGLDFDAILMRPSKGPAGQKPPLVVMPHGGPHSVFTAGWMLYPAALCRAGFAVLLVNYRGSLGFGQDSVASLPGNVGTQDVRDVQLCVERVLQEEMLDATRVALVGGSHGGFLACHLIGQFPDTYRACVVRNPVVNIASMVATTDIPDWCLTETGLPYKPDALPDPAQWTEMLHKSPIRYADQVRAPVLLMLGEDDRRVPPKQGLEYYRALKVRGVPTRLLWYPGNNHALAGVEAEADGFMNMALWLLKHLQC; encoded by the exons ATGCTGAAGGCCGTCCTGCGCAAGGTCCCTgccaaggagaaggagaaagaaaagcagttcCTGGAG GTCTGGGATCAGAACCGGAAGGTGAAAAGCATCGACCTGACAGCGCTGGACAAGCATGGCAGCGTCTATGATgatg ACCAGTTTGGGTGCCTTGCCTGGTCTCACTCGGAGACCCACCTGCTCTATGTGGCGGAGAAGAAGCGTCCCAAGGCTGAGTCCTTCTTCCAGAGCAAAGCCCCCGAGCTGGGCACCTCTGATGAGGACACAGGGCACCCCAAGAAGGAGGATGCACCCATCAAG GGCGAGCAGTTCGTGTACCACGAGGACTGGGGAGAGACGCTGAGCACCCGCAGTGTGCCCGTCCTCTGCGTCCTGGACATCGAGGGCAACAGCATCTCGGTGCTGGAGGGCATCCCAGAGCACCTCTCTCCCGGCCAG gCTTTCTGGTCACCTGAGGACACCGGCGTGGTGTTCGTGGGCTGGTGGCACGACCCCTTCCGCCTGGGGCTGCGGTACTGCACGAACCGCCG gtCAGCGCTCTTCTACGTGGACCTGACAGGGGGGAGATGCG agctgctctctgaggaCACCAAGGCTGTGTGGTCACCACGACTCAGCCCCGATGGCTGCCGCATCGTCTACCTGGAAAACAATGTCCTGGGCCCCCACCAGCAGTGCAGCCAGCTCCGCATg TACGACTGGTACACCAAACACACCAGCACGGTGCTGGAGGTTGTGCCACGGCAAGCATGGG GTGCCTTCCCGGGAATCTACTGTGGCgcgctgccagggatgtgctgggcgGCCGACAGCCGCAGGATCCTGCTGGACACGGCCCAGCGCAGCCAGCAG GATGTGTTCGTGGTGGACACGGCAACAGGCACCACAACTTCGCTGACAGCTG ATTCTCCCCAGGGAAGCTGGTCTGTCCTCACCATTGACCGGGACCTCTTGGTGGCCAGGTTTTCCACCCCTAGCTGCCCCCCCATGTTG aAAGTGGCAGTCCTGCCCGCTGCTGGCCATGAGGCACAGACACAGTGGATCTGCCTGCAGGATGCCCCCCCCATGCCTGGCATCAGCTGGGGCATCCGCACCCTGCagcccacaccagagcaggagcatccccagtACA GGGGCCTGGACTTCGATGCCATCCTGATGCGCCCAAGCAAGGGTCCCGCTGGCCAGAAGCCCCCCTTGGTCGTGATGCCCCATG GTGGTCCTCACTCCGTCTTCACGGCCGGGTGGATGCTGTACCCGGCGGCGCTGTGCCGTGcgggctttgctgtgctgctgg TGAATTACCGTGGCTCACTGGGCTTTGGCCAGGACAGCGTGGCCTCCCTGCCAGGCAACGTGGGCACGCAGGACGTACGCGATGTGCAG ctctgtgtggagCGGGTGCTACAGGAGGAGATGCTGGATGCTACCCGGGTGGCACTGGTCGGTGGCTCGCATGGGGGCTTCCTGGCGTGCCACCTCATCGGGCAGTTCCCTGACACCTACCGTGCCTGCGTGGTCCGCAACCCCGTGGTGAACATCGCCTCCATGGTGGCCACCACCGACATCCCGGACTG GTGCCTGACAGAGACAGGGCTGCCCTACAAACCTGATGCTCTGCCAGACCCAGCCCAGTGGACAGAGATGCTGCACAAGTCACCCATACGCTATGCTGACCAG gtccGTGCACCCGTGCTGCTGATGCTGGGGGAGGATGACCGGCGTGTGCCCCCCAAGCAGGGTCTGGAGTATTACCGTGCCCTCAAGGTCCGGGGGGTGCCCACACG GCTGCTCTGGTACCCAGGGAACAACCATGCGCTGGCTGGTGTCGAAGCCGAAGCTGATGGCTTTATGAACATGGCGCTGTGGCTGCTCAAGCACCTGCAGTGCTAA
- the LOC131563051 gene encoding acylamino-acid-releasing enzyme-like isoform X1 encodes MEPPPRRVPQVQPRAEELSELYRELSQHPGLSTACLGPDLTTQYGGKYCSLYTEWSQRDLARAENIKFCRQYLIFHDGASIVYSGPAGTCSEIKDELLSRESPSGMLKAVLRKVPAKEKEKEKQFLEVWDQNRKVKSIDLTALDKHGSVYDDDQFGCLAWSHSETHLLYVAEKKRPKAESFFQSKAPELGTSDEDTGHPKKEDAPIKGEQFVYHEDWGETLSTRSVPVLCVLDIEGNSISVLEGIPEHLSPGQAFWSPEDTGVVFVGWWHDPFRLGLRYCTNRRSALFYVDLTGGRCELLSEDTKAVWSPRLSPDGCRIVYLENNVLGPHQQCSQLRMYDWYTKHTSTVLEVVPRQAWGAFPGIYCGALPGMCWAADSRRILLDTAQRSQQDVFVVDTATGTTTSLTADSPQGSWSVLTIDRDLLVARFSTPSCPPMLKVAVLPAAGHEAQTQWICLQDAPPMPGISWGIRTLQPTPEQEHPQYRGLDFDAILMRPSKGPAGQKPPLVVMPHGGPHSVFTAGWMLYPAALCRAGFAVLLVNYRGSLGFGQDSVASLPGNVGTQDVRDVQLCVERVLQEEMLDATRVALVGGSHGGFLACHLIGQFPDTYRACVVRNPVVNIASMVATTDIPDWCLTETGLPYKPDALPDPAQWTEMLHKSPIRYADQVRAPVLLMLGEDDRRVPPKQGLEYYRALKVRGVPTRLLWYPGNNHALAGVEAEADGFMNMALWLLKHLQC; translated from the exons ATGGAGCCGCCG CCGCGGCGTGTCCCGCAGGTACAGCCACGTGCGGAGGAGCTGTCGGAGCTGTACCGAGAGCTGAGCCAGCACCCGGGGCTCAGCACCGCCTGCCTCGGCCCCGACCTCACCACCCAGTACGGGGGCAAGTACTGCAGCCTCTACACCG AGTGGTCACAGCGGGACCTGGCGAGGGCTGAGAACATCAAGTTCTGCCGTCAGTATCTCATCTTCCACGATGGAGCCTCCATTGTCTACTCGGGGCCCGCTGGCACCTGCTCTGAGATCAAGGACGA GCTGCTGAGCCGGGAGTCCCCCAGTGGGATGCTGAAGGCCGTCCTGCGCAAGGTCCCTgccaaggagaaggagaaagaaaagcagttcCTGGAG GTCTGGGATCAGAACCGGAAGGTGAAAAGCATCGACCTGACAGCGCTGGACAAGCATGGCAGCGTCTATGATgatg ACCAGTTTGGGTGCCTTGCCTGGTCTCACTCGGAGACCCACCTGCTCTATGTGGCGGAGAAGAAGCGTCCCAAGGCTGAGTCCTTCTTCCAGAGCAAAGCCCCCGAGCTGGGCACCTCTGATGAGGACACAGGGCACCCCAAGAAGGAGGATGCACCCATCAAG GGCGAGCAGTTCGTGTACCACGAGGACTGGGGAGAGACGCTGAGCACCCGCAGTGTGCCCGTCCTCTGCGTCCTGGACATCGAGGGCAACAGCATCTCGGTGCTGGAGGGCATCCCAGAGCACCTCTCTCCCGGCCAG gCTTTCTGGTCACCTGAGGACACCGGCGTGGTGTTCGTGGGCTGGTGGCACGACCCCTTCCGCCTGGGGCTGCGGTACTGCACGAACCGCCG gtCAGCGCTCTTCTACGTGGACCTGACAGGGGGGAGATGCG agctgctctctgaggaCACCAAGGCTGTGTGGTCACCACGACTCAGCCCCGATGGCTGCCGCATCGTCTACCTGGAAAACAATGTCCTGGGCCCCCACCAGCAGTGCAGCCAGCTCCGCATg TACGACTGGTACACCAAACACACCAGCACGGTGCTGGAGGTTGTGCCACGGCAAGCATGGG GTGCCTTCCCGGGAATCTACTGTGGCgcgctgccagggatgtgctgggcgGCCGACAGCCGCAGGATCCTGCTGGACACGGCCCAGCGCAGCCAGCAG GATGTGTTCGTGGTGGACACGGCAACAGGCACCACAACTTCGCTGACAGCTG ATTCTCCCCAGGGAAGCTGGTCTGTCCTCACCATTGACCGGGACCTCTTGGTGGCCAGGTTTTCCACCCCTAGCTGCCCCCCCATGTTG aAAGTGGCAGTCCTGCCCGCTGCTGGCCATGAGGCACAGACACAGTGGATCTGCCTGCAGGATGCCCCCCCCATGCCTGGCATCAGCTGGGGCATCCGCACCCTGCagcccacaccagagcaggagcatccccagtACA GGGGCCTGGACTTCGATGCCATCCTGATGCGCCCAAGCAAGGGTCCCGCTGGCCAGAAGCCCCCCTTGGTCGTGATGCCCCATG GTGGTCCTCACTCCGTCTTCACGGCCGGGTGGATGCTGTACCCGGCGGCGCTGTGCCGTGcgggctttgctgtgctgctgg TGAATTACCGTGGCTCACTGGGCTTTGGCCAGGACAGCGTGGCCTCCCTGCCAGGCAACGTGGGCACGCAGGACGTACGCGATGTGCAG ctctgtgtggagCGGGTGCTACAGGAGGAGATGCTGGATGCTACCCGGGTGGCACTGGTCGGTGGCTCGCATGGGGGCTTCCTGGCGTGCCACCTCATCGGGCAGTTCCCTGACACCTACCGTGCCTGCGTGGTCCGCAACCCCGTGGTGAACATCGCCTCCATGGTGGCCACCACCGACATCCCGGACTG GTGCCTGACAGAGACAGGGCTGCCCTACAAACCTGATGCTCTGCCAGACCCAGCCCAGTGGACAGAGATGCTGCACAAGTCACCCATACGCTATGCTGACCAG gtccGTGCACCCGTGCTGCTGATGCTGGGGGAGGATGACCGGCGTGTGCCCCCCAAGCAGGGTCTGGAGTATTACCGTGCCCTCAAGGTCCGGGGGGTGCCCACACG GCTGCTCTGGTACCCAGGGAACAACCATGCGCTGGCTGGTGTCGAAGCCGAAGCTGATGGCTTTATGAACATGGCGCTGTGGCTGCTCAAGCACCTGCAGTGCTAA
- the APEH gene encoding acylamino-acid-releasing enzyme — protein sequence MATATEKGVEAAHGPAACYRELSRFPAVTRAALRAAAGGQTFQLYTECSRPDLARRRLLCFGRHYSLQRTAGRQGLAVSRTALSAEIHNQLLSQDSPTGQRRAALKRCPPQGRELLEVWDGGGCSHSVDLTALGKHGDVYTEGPFACLAWSHSETRLLYVAEKSRPKPQPPCPWDVPGAAWPAAEDEDEEGKQFVYHEDWGEALSTRSMPVLCVLDLQGLSLSVLEGIPEHLSPGQALWSPDDRGVVFVGWWHKPFRLGLNACSNRRSGIFYLDLASGCCELLSAEEGSVCSPRLSPDGQRLLYLEGAVGGPHRQCLRLRMLTWQTRQTVTVLDMVQEPTEAFAGLYTEVLPPRCWAADSRRAVLGTPQRSRTDLLLVDTKACTVTNLTAGSSEGCWELLTLQWDLLVATCSAPHHPPSLVVAVLPPAGQELPLGWVPVEETPTVPGVTWKTLTIQPPCSEQGPDVQDTQAFEALLLSPSDGTPPHPLVVCPHGGPHAVFDARWRPSMAALCQLGFAVLLVNYRGSLGFGQASISSLLSRVGEQDVADTQLAVEQALHREPLDPHRLALLAGSHGAFIALHLLTCEPERYQACALRSPVSNLPALLGTSDIPDWRYTSLGLPYSFERVPCAEDVATMLLRSPIAQAAQVQTPVLLCVGARDRRVSPTQALELYRVLRVRGVPARLLWYPEGGHALAGVETEADVFKNCAHWFLQHLGQPRRDETGWHSS from the exons ATGGCCACAGCGACCGAGAAGGGTGTGGAG GCGGCCCACGGCCCCGCTGCCTGCTACCGGGAGCTGAGCCGGTTCCCTGCCGTCACCCGTGCCGCCCTCAGGGCCGCGGCTGGGGGCCAGACCTTCCAGCTCTACACCG AGTGCAGCCGCCCCGACCTGGCCCGCCGGCGGCTCCTGTGCTTCGGCCGCCACTACAGCCTGCAGCGCACAGCCGGCCGCCAGGGCCTCGCCGTCAGCCGGACCGCGCTCAGCGCTGAGATCCACAACCA GCTCCTCAGCCAGGACTCGCCCACGGGCCAGCGCCGCGCCGCGCTCAAACGCTGCCCGCCGCAGGGCCGCGAGCTGCTGGAG GTGTGGGACGGCGGGGGATGCAGCCACAGCGTGGATCTCACGGCGCTGGGGAAGCATGGGGACGTCTACACGGAGG GGCCTTTTGCCTGCCTGGCCTGGTCGCACTCGGAGACACGGCTCCTCTATGTGGCTGAGAAGAGCCGGCCCAAACCGCAGCCCCCCTGCCCCTGGGatgtgcctggagcagcctggccagcagcagaggatgaggatgaggag GGCAAGCAGTTTGTGTACCACGAGGACTGGGGGGAGGCCCTGAGCACACGCAGCATGCCAGTCCTCTGCGTCCTGGACCTGCAGGGCCTCAGCCTGTCAGTGCTGGAGGGAATCCCAGAGCACCTCTCCCCTGGCCAG GCCCTGTGGTCCCCGGATGACCGTGGTGTGGTGTTCGTGGGCTGGTGGCACAAGCCCTTCCGCCTGGGGCTGAACGCCTGCTCCAACAGGAG GTCAGGGATTTTCTACTTGGACCTTGCCAGTGGGTGCTGCG AGTTGCTGTCAGCAGAGGAGGGTTCTGTCTGCTCCCCCCGGCTGAGCCCTGATGGCCAGCGCCTGCTCTACCtggagggggctgtgggggggCCCCACCGGCAGTGTCTGCGCCTGCGCATG CTCACCTGGCAGACAAGGCAGACAGTGACAGTGCTCGACATGGTTCAGGAGCCCACGGAGG CCTTTGCCGGGCTCTACACGGAGGTGCTGCCCCCACGGTGCTGGGCAGCTGACAGCCGGCGAGCCGTGCTGGGCACCCCTCAGCGCAGCCGCACG GACCTGCTGCTCGTGGATACCAAGGCGTGCACTGTCACCAACCTCACAGCAG GGTCATCTGAAGGGTGTTGGGAGCTGCTCACTCTCCAGTGGGACCTGCTGGTGGCCACCTGCTCAGCCCCCCACCACCCCCCCAGCCTG GTGGTGGCCgtgctgccaccagcaggccaggagctgccccttgGCTGGGTGCCAGTGGAGGAGACCCCAACCGTTCCTGGTGTCACCTGGAAGACCCTGACGATCCAGCCACCCTGCAGCGAGCAAGGTCCTGATGTACAGG ATACCCAGGCTTTTGaggccctgctgctgagcccctCAGATGGCACACCACCGCACCCCCTTGTTGTGTGCCCCCATG GTGGCCCCCATGCTGTCTTTGATGCCCGCTGGCGTCCGAGCATGGCTGCgctgtgccagctgggcttCGCCGTGCTCCTGG TGAACTATCGTGGCTCCCTGGGCTTCGGCCAGGCCAGCATCAGCTCCCTGCTTTCCCGTGTGGGTGAGCAGGATGTGGCAGACACCCAG CTGGCAGTGGAGCAGGCGCTGCACAGAGAGCCCCTGGACCCACAccgcctggctctgctggctggctCCCACGGAGCCTTCATCGCCCTCCACCTCCTCACCTGTGAGCCTGAGCGTTACCAAGCCTGTGCCCTGCGCAGCCCTGTCTCCAACCTGCCCGCACTGCTGGGCACCTCTGACATCCCTGACTG gcGCTAcacctccctggggctgccctaCTCCTTTGAGCGAGTGCCATGTGCTGAGGACGTGGCCACCATGCTACTGCGCTCACCCATCGCCCAGGCAGCCCAG GTACAGACACCGGTGTTGCTGTGCGTGGGTGCCCGGGACCGGCGCGTCAGCCCCACACAGGCGCTGGAGCTGTACCGGGTGCTGCGGGTCAGGGGTGTGCCAGCACG gctgctgtgGTACCCAGAGGGTGGCCATGCACTGGCTGGTGTGGAGACGGAGGCCGATGTCTTCAAGAACTGTGCCCACTGGTTCCTCCAGCACCTGGGGCAGCCCAGGCGGGATGAgacaggctggcacagctcctaG
- the LOC131563051 gene encoding acylamino-acid-releasing enzyme-like isoform X2 — protein MEPPVQPRAEELSELYRELSQHPGLSTACLGPDLTTQYGGKYCSLYTEWSQRDLARAENIKFCRQYLIFHDGASIVYSGPAGTCSEIKDELLSRESPSGMLKAVLRKVPAKEKEKEKQFLEVWDQNRKVKSIDLTALDKHGSVYDDDQFGCLAWSHSETHLLYVAEKKRPKAESFFQSKAPELGTSDEDTGHPKKEDAPIKGEQFVYHEDWGETLSTRSVPVLCVLDIEGNSISVLEGIPEHLSPGQAFWSPEDTGVVFVGWWHDPFRLGLRYCTNRRSALFYVDLTGGRCELLSEDTKAVWSPRLSPDGCRIVYLENNVLGPHQQCSQLRMYDWYTKHTSTVLEVVPRQAWGAFPGIYCGALPGMCWAADSRRILLDTAQRSQQDVFVVDTATGTTTSLTADSPQGSWSVLTIDRDLLVARFSTPSCPPMLKVAVLPAAGHEAQTQWICLQDAPPMPGISWGIRTLQPTPEQEHPQYRGLDFDAILMRPSKGPAGQKPPLVVMPHGGPHSVFTAGWMLYPAALCRAGFAVLLVNYRGSLGFGQDSVASLPGNVGTQDVRDVQLCVERVLQEEMLDATRVALVGGSHGGFLACHLIGQFPDTYRACVVRNPVVNIASMVATTDIPDWCLTETGLPYKPDALPDPAQWTEMLHKSPIRYADQVRAPVLLMLGEDDRRVPPKQGLEYYRALKVRGVPTRLLWYPGNNHALAGVEAEADGFMNMALWLLKHLQC, from the exons ATGGAGCCGCCG GTACAGCCACGTGCGGAGGAGCTGTCGGAGCTGTACCGAGAGCTGAGCCAGCACCCGGGGCTCAGCACCGCCTGCCTCGGCCCCGACCTCACCACCCAGTACGGGGGCAAGTACTGCAGCCTCTACACCG AGTGGTCACAGCGGGACCTGGCGAGGGCTGAGAACATCAAGTTCTGCCGTCAGTATCTCATCTTCCACGATGGAGCCTCCATTGTCTACTCGGGGCCCGCTGGCACCTGCTCTGAGATCAAGGACGA GCTGCTGAGCCGGGAGTCCCCCAGTGGGATGCTGAAGGCCGTCCTGCGCAAGGTCCCTgccaaggagaaggagaaagaaaagcagttcCTGGAG GTCTGGGATCAGAACCGGAAGGTGAAAAGCATCGACCTGACAGCGCTGGACAAGCATGGCAGCGTCTATGATgatg ACCAGTTTGGGTGCCTTGCCTGGTCTCACTCGGAGACCCACCTGCTCTATGTGGCGGAGAAGAAGCGTCCCAAGGCTGAGTCCTTCTTCCAGAGCAAAGCCCCCGAGCTGGGCACCTCTGATGAGGACACAGGGCACCCCAAGAAGGAGGATGCACCCATCAAG GGCGAGCAGTTCGTGTACCACGAGGACTGGGGAGAGACGCTGAGCACCCGCAGTGTGCCCGTCCTCTGCGTCCTGGACATCGAGGGCAACAGCATCTCGGTGCTGGAGGGCATCCCAGAGCACCTCTCTCCCGGCCAG gCTTTCTGGTCACCTGAGGACACCGGCGTGGTGTTCGTGGGCTGGTGGCACGACCCCTTCCGCCTGGGGCTGCGGTACTGCACGAACCGCCG gtCAGCGCTCTTCTACGTGGACCTGACAGGGGGGAGATGCG agctgctctctgaggaCACCAAGGCTGTGTGGTCACCACGACTCAGCCCCGATGGCTGCCGCATCGTCTACCTGGAAAACAATGTCCTGGGCCCCCACCAGCAGTGCAGCCAGCTCCGCATg TACGACTGGTACACCAAACACACCAGCACGGTGCTGGAGGTTGTGCCACGGCAAGCATGGG GTGCCTTCCCGGGAATCTACTGTGGCgcgctgccagggatgtgctgggcgGCCGACAGCCGCAGGATCCTGCTGGACACGGCCCAGCGCAGCCAGCAG GATGTGTTCGTGGTGGACACGGCAACAGGCACCACAACTTCGCTGACAGCTG ATTCTCCCCAGGGAAGCTGGTCTGTCCTCACCATTGACCGGGACCTCTTGGTGGCCAGGTTTTCCACCCCTAGCTGCCCCCCCATGTTG aAAGTGGCAGTCCTGCCCGCTGCTGGCCATGAGGCACAGACACAGTGGATCTGCCTGCAGGATGCCCCCCCCATGCCTGGCATCAGCTGGGGCATCCGCACCCTGCagcccacaccagagcaggagcatccccagtACA GGGGCCTGGACTTCGATGCCATCCTGATGCGCCCAAGCAAGGGTCCCGCTGGCCAGAAGCCCCCCTTGGTCGTGATGCCCCATG GTGGTCCTCACTCCGTCTTCACGGCCGGGTGGATGCTGTACCCGGCGGCGCTGTGCCGTGcgggctttgctgtgctgctgg TGAATTACCGTGGCTCACTGGGCTTTGGCCAGGACAGCGTGGCCTCCCTGCCAGGCAACGTGGGCACGCAGGACGTACGCGATGTGCAG ctctgtgtggagCGGGTGCTACAGGAGGAGATGCTGGATGCTACCCGGGTGGCACTGGTCGGTGGCTCGCATGGGGGCTTCCTGGCGTGCCACCTCATCGGGCAGTTCCCTGACACCTACCGTGCCTGCGTGGTCCGCAACCCCGTGGTGAACATCGCCTCCATGGTGGCCACCACCGACATCCCGGACTG GTGCCTGACAGAGACAGGGCTGCCCTACAAACCTGATGCTCTGCCAGACCCAGCCCAGTGGACAGAGATGCTGCACAAGTCACCCATACGCTATGCTGACCAG gtccGTGCACCCGTGCTGCTGATGCTGGGGGAGGATGACCGGCGTGTGCCCCCCAAGCAGGGTCTGGAGTATTACCGTGCCCTCAAGGTCCGGGGGGTGCCCACACG GCTGCTCTGGTACCCAGGGAACAACCATGCGCTGGCTGGTGTCGAAGCCGAAGCTGATGGCTTTATGAACATGGCGCTGTGGCTGCTCAAGCACCTGCAGTGCTAA